In Fundulus heteroclitus isolate FHET01 unplaced genomic scaffold, MU-UCD_Fhet_4.1 scaffold_419, whole genome shotgun sequence, one DNA window encodes the following:
- the LOC118560298 gene encoding uncharacterized protein LOC118560298 — protein sequence MAEDDCTFVRWTYAHYFEFVRDKDKKNVIVKCNLCVKPKELSTSRNSTSNLKKHLERCHATTTLSEKRKIAEDERDKPKQQKLNFSRPAIIPLEPREVRRLVAEYVVEDMLPLSTVESPAFKKLVSKIPVTTNDKHVLPCRTTFAKELDRTYTVMEKELKKTIDEQQYVSTTADIWTANNRSFLGVTVHWIDSETLQRKKAAIACRRFRGRHTYDAIASELEDIFPQYGLTTEKVTACVTDNGSNFVKAFKEYQQVETEDDEEEEVEEDDDGKVAFTDLHTILTEGDNENAQQGLCVLPAHHKCAAHTLNLIANNEVHKWLVSNPESRTVYRSSTAKCSALWTKVSRSTVASECLEEISERKLIVPSVTRWNSFYDAYVRIIEMPLTDINNLCTQIQIKCMNDREYQFLKEYCSIMKPFCVALDILQGEETCFYGTLQPTLEVLMAKTLAMQNGLSQMITGLPEIIVGAIKTRFATTIDSKNALLAAVSLPKFKLRWVKEETRRDHIKHLLTTECRTLTVEEPATPMSDAAQPAAVTSCEDDFFSFDENIMHQHHPVHQ from the exons ATGGCAGAAGACGACTGTACATTCGTCAGATGGACGTATGCGCATTACTTCGAGTTTGTCAGAGATAAGGACAAGAAGAACGTAATAGTCAAATGCAACCTTTGTGTAAAACCGAAAGAACTGTCGACGTCGCGAAATAGTActagcaatttaaaaaaacatctcgAACGGTGCCATGCGACCACTACACTTTCTGAGAAGAGAAAAATAGCGGAGGATGAGAGAGATAAGCCAAAGCAGCAGAAATTAAATTTCTCTCGGCCTGCCATCATACCTCTTGAACCTCGAGAAGTCAGAAGACTTGTGGCAGAGTATGTCGTCGAAGACATGTTACCATTGTCTACGGTGGAATCTCCTGCTTTCAAGAAGTTAGTTAGCAAGATCCCTGTGACCACCAACGACAAG catGTACTGCCATGCAGAACAACATTTGCCAAAGAACTGGATAGGACCTATACTGTCATGGAAAAAGAGCTGAAGAAAACAATTGATGAGCAGCAGTACGTGTCAACAACTGCAGACATATGGACTGCCAACAACAGGAGTTTTTTGGGGGTGACGGTCCATTGGATCGATTCAGAGACGTTGCAACGGAAGAAGGCTGCGATCGCTTGTCGTAGGTTCAGAGGTAGACACACTTATGACGCTATTGCATCTGAACTTGAGGATATTTTTCCCCAGTATGGATTAACTACTGAAAAAGTGACTGCATGTGTGACAGACAATGGCAGCAACTTTGTTAAAGCTTTTAAGGAATACCAACAAGTCGAAACTGAGGAtgatgaagaagaggaggtggaggaagatGATGATGGGAAAGTGGCCTTCACTGACCTCCACACCATTCTCACTGAAGGAGACAATGAGAATGCACAGCAAGGACTGTGTGTGCTGCCTGCACATCATAAATGTGCAGCTCACACACTCAACCTCATTGCCAACAATGAGGTTCATAAATGGTTGGTATCAAACCCAGAATCCAGGACTGTTTACCGCAGTTCCACAGCTAAGTGTTCAGCACTATGGACCAAAGTTAGCCGGTCCACAGTTGCATCTGAATGCCTAGAAGAGATCAGTGAAAGGAAGTTGATTGTGCCCTCAGTAACCCGGTGGAACTCATTTTATGATGCCTATGTTCGGATCATAGAAATGCCACTAACTGACATTAACAATTTATGCACACAGATTCAGATTAAATGTATGAATGACAGGGAATACCAGTTTCTGAAGGAATACTGCTCCATTATGAAGCCTTTCTGTGTTGCACTGGACATCCTACAGGGTGAGGAAACCTGTTTTTATGGGACACTTCAACCAACACTTGAAGTTCTAATGGCCAAAACTTTAGCAATGCAAAATGGCCTTTCACAGATGATCACTGGGTTGCCTGAAATAATTGTGGGAGCAATTAAAACTCGCTTTGCCACAACAATTGACTCCAAGAATGCCCTTCTAGCTGCCGTCTCGCTGCCCAAATTTAAACTTCGCTGGGTAAAAGAGGAAACCAGAAGAGATCACATCAAGCACCTTCTCACCACTGAGTGCCGCACCCTAACAGTTGAAGAGCCTGCCACCCCAATGAGTGATGCTGCTCAACCTGCTGCAGTCACCTCCTGTGAAGATGACTTCTTTTCATTTGATGAAAA TATAATGCACCAACACCATCCAGTGCACCAGTAG